Part of the Borreliella burgdorferi B31 genome is shown below.
GCTAACTTTAAAACAAAAAAATGTGATAAAAAGCATTAAAAAGAATAATGAAAAGAAGATTATACTCAGTGGAGGTATAGCTAGCGGCAAAACGTATCTTGCATGTTATCTTTTTCTCAAAAGTTTAATTGAAAATAAAAAGCTATATTCTAGCGATACGAATAATTTCATTATAGGGAATTCACAACGTTCAGTTGAAGTTAATGTTTTGGGACAATTTGAAAAGCTATGTAAACTTCTTAAAATTCCTTATATTCCAAGACATACAAATAATTCATATATTTTGATTGATTCACTACGTATTAATCTATATGGTGGAGATAAGGCAAGTGATTTTGAAAGATTTAGGGGAAGTAATTCAGCACTTATTTTTGTGAATGAGGCTACAACTTTACACAAGCAAACTTTAGAGGAAGTCTTAAAAAGACTAAGGTGTGGGCAAGAAACTATTATTTTTGATACTAACCCCGATCATCCGGAACACTATTTTAAAACCGATTATATTGATAATATAGCAACTTTTAAGACATATAATTTTACAACTTATGATAATGTTCTACTTAGCAAAGGATTTATCGAAACTCAAGAAAAGCTATATAAAGATATACCATCATATAAAGCAAGAGTTTTGCTAGGTGAATGGATAGCAAGCACCGATTCAATTTTTACACAAATAAATATTACTAATGATTATGTATTTACTAGCCCGATAGCATATTTAGACCCAGCATTTAGTGTTGGAGGGGATAACACTGCATTATGTGTTATGGAGCGAGTTGATGATAAGTATTATGCTTTTGTATTTCAAGACCAAAGACCAGCCAATGACCCGTATATTATGAATATGGTTAAGACCGTTTTAGAGAATTTTAATGTACATACACTTTATTTAGAAGATAGAGACAATACAAAAGGTGCTGGTGGATTGACTCGTGAATACATGTTGCTAAGAAATAATATGGGTCAATATTTTAGAATTGTTCCAGTTAAGCCAAAGTCTAATAAATTTAGCAGAATAACAACGTTAATTACGCCGTT
Proteins encoded:
- a CDS encoding PBSX family phage terminase large subunit, with the protein product MNLYQTKLFTTLQKEYKNKYGVDISQFIKLTNSSINFDKFEEEQLTLKQKNVIKSIKKNNEKKIILSGGIASGKTYLACYLFLKSLIENKKLYSSDTNNFIIGNSQRSVEVNVLGQFEKLCKLLKIPYIPRHTNNSYILIDSLRINLYGGDKASDFERFRGSNSALIFVNEATTLHKQTLEEVLKRLRCGQETIIFDTNPDHPEHYFKTDYIDNIATFKTYNFTTYDNVLLSKGFIETQEKLYKDIPSYKARVLLGEWIASTDSIFTQINITNDYVFTSPIAYLDPAFSVGGDNTALCVMERVDDKYYAFVFQDQRPANDPYIMNMVKTVLENFNVHTLYLEDRDNTKGAGGLTREYMLLRNNMGQYFRIVPVKPKSNKFSRITTLITPFTYKKLYITKYSSSSVFNDIYSYKGDNKTHDDALDAISAAYLMLSLGYRERSVHFGNQRFL